One genomic region from Oncorhynchus gorbuscha isolate QuinsamMale2020 ecotype Even-year linkage group LG13, OgorEven_v1.0, whole genome shotgun sequence encodes:
- the LOC123993284 gene encoding Kv channel-interacting protein 1-like: MGLVMGTFSMQSNKQDRTYRKDKIDDDFEMSIVCHRPEGLDKLEAQSNFSKRELQVLYRGFKNECPSGVVNEDTFKQIYAQFFPHGDASSYAHYLFNAFDSAHSGSIKFEDFVMALSILLRGSVREKLTWTFNLYDINRDGYINKEEMTDIVRAIYDMMGKYTYPALKTETPKQHVDAFFQKMDKNRDGVVTLDEFILSCQEDENIMRSLQLFENVI, translated from the exons ataaaATTGATGATGATTTTGAGATGAGCATTGTGTGTCATCGGCCAGAAGGGCTGGATAAACTGGAGGCTCAGAGCAACTTCAGCAAGAGAGAGCTACAAGTCCTTTACCGTGGCTTCAAAAAC GAGTGCCCTAGTGGGGTGGTGAACGAGGACACCTTCAAACAGATATACGCCCAGTTCTTTCCCCATGGAG ATGCCAGTTCCTACGCACACTACCTGTTCAACGCCTTTGACTCAGCACACAGCGGATCCATCAAGTTTGAG gaCTTTGTCATGGCTCTGTCCATCTTACTGAGGGGATCAGTGAGGGAGAAGTTGACGTGGACTTTCAACCTGTATGACATAAACAGAGATGGCTACATCAACAAGgag GAGATGACAGACATCGTCAGAGCGATATATGACATGATGGGGAAGTACACCTACCCTGCCCTGAAGACAGAGACTCCCAAACAACATGTGGATGCTTTCTTCCAGAAGATGGACAAGAACAGAGATGGAGTAGTCACTCTGGATGAGTTCATTCTGTCCTGCCAGGAG GATGAAAACATCATGAGGTCCCTGCAGCTTTTCGAAAACGTCATATAA
- the LOC123993283 gene encoding T-cell leukemia homeobox protein 3-like: MERAPSAPSPPPKAAQHEPISFGIDQILSSSADSETGRTSSRYGSDTSSGDGYRLGSPTGGSAASYTALSISLSGMVPQLEDPGLYGVNCSLGSRGVIRVPAHRPLTTSGPPHLMSAVPGYGGLCYPWVGNRFAKERLSALVPFTVTRRIGHPYQNRTPPKRKKPRTSFSRVQICELEKRFHRQKYLASAERATLAKSLKMTDAQVKTWFQNRRTKWRRQTAEEREAERQQANRLILQLQADALHKSLGESAGSDPLCSHNSSLYALQNMQPWAEERE; encoded by the exons ATGGAGCGCGCACCCAGCGCCCCaagtcctcctcccaaagcggcCCAGCACGAACCCATCAGCTTCGGTATCGACCAGATACTCAGTAGCAGTGCTGACTCAGAGACCGGACGGACCAGCAGCAGATACGGTTCGGATACAAGCAGTGGAGACGGTTACCGTTTGGGAAGCCCAACTGGAGGGAGCGCTGCCTCCTACACTGcgctgtccatctccctctccggCATGGTACCACAGTTAGAGGACCCTGGTTTGTACGGAGTGAACTGTAGCCTGGGTAGCAGAGGAGTGATCCGGGTGCCTGCTCACAGACCGTTGACTACCTCCGGGCCGCCGCACTTGATGAGCGCTGTACCCGGGTATGGAGGCCTGTGTTACCCGTGGGTCGGGAATAGGTTCGCCAAGGAAAGGTTATCAG CTCTCGTGCCATTTACGGTGACCAGGCGAATAGGTCATCCATACCAGAACCGCACGCCGCCCAAACGGAAAAAGCCTCGGACATCGTTCTCCCGTGTGCAGATTTGTGAGTTGGAGAAGCGCTTCCACCGGCAGAAGTACCTCGCGAGCGCCGAGCGGGCCACCCTTGCCAAGAGCCTGAAGATGACGGATGCGCAAGTCAAGACCTGGTTCCAGAACCGACGGACAAAATGGAG GAGACAGACAGCGGAGGAAAGGGAGGCTGAGCGTCAACAGGCCAATCGGCTGATCCTGCAACTGCAGGCCGACGCCCTCCACAAGTCCCTCGGCGAATCAGCAGGCTCCGACCCACTGTGCTCACATAACTCCTCCCTGTACGCCCTGCAGAACATGCAGCCCTGGGCcgaggagagggagtag